The Mycolicibacterium neoaurum DNA segment CTCCGATATCGACGAGATCGCCCGCACGGTCGTCCATTGCACCCGGATGCCGATACATGAGCGACATCCGTATGTGGGCGATCTGGTGCACACGGCGTTCTCCGGCACCCACCAGGACGCCATCAAGAAGGGACTGGCAGAGCATCGGGCCAGGGCCGCGGCAACCGGCCGCCCGGAAAGTGAGATCGACTGGCGCGTACCCTATCTGCCGATCGACCCGACCGATATCGGGCGTACCTATCAAGCGGTGATCCGGGTCAACTCACAATCCGGCAAGGGCGGTATCGCCTATCTGCTGCAGGCCGACCACGGGCTGGACCTGCCGCGCAGGCTGCAGATGGATTTCGCCCGCCGCGTCCAGACGCGCACCGAACAGAGCGGGGTCGAGATCGACTCCGCTGAACTGCTGGCCTTGTTCGAGGCTGCCTACCTGGGTACGGACGGTCCGGTGCAGTTGAAGGATTGGCACACCGGCGCCGACGGGACCACCGAGATCACCCTCGTCATCGACGGGTGCACGCACACCGGCGCGCACAACGGCATCGGGCCGGTCGAGGCGCTCACTCGGACGCTGGCCACCGCCGGGCGCCCCGTCGAGATCCTGAGTCTCACCCAGCAGTCGGTCGGTGCCACCGCTGTCAGCTATCTGGAGCACCGGGCCGGCTGGTCGTGTGGGCGCAGCGATTCGGTGCTCGGCGCCTCGATGGCAGCGGTTCTGCACGCGGTCAACGCGACCTGAGCACCTCGAGTGCCTTGTCGGCGTGGGTGTCCATGCTGAGCTCGCTGGAGATGACGTCGAGGATCCGGCGGTCGGTGTCGATCACGAAGGTCGTGCGCTTCACCGGCATGAACTTGCCGAGCAGGCCGCGTTTGACGCCGAATGCGGTGGCGACGGTGCCGTCGACATCGGAGAGCAGTGGGTAGTCGAAACGCTGCTGCTCGGCGAATTTGGCCTGCTTGTCGACCGGATCGGTACTGATTCCCACCCGGGAGGCGCCCACGGCGGCGAACTCACCCGCCAGGTCGCGGAAGTGACAGGCCTCCTTGGTGCATCCCGGGGTCATGGCCGCGGGGTAGAAGAACAGCACGATCGGACCGTCCGCCAGTAACGCGGTCAGGCTGCGGGGTGTGCCGGTCTGATCGGGCAGTTCGAACTCGGCCACCTGGTCGCCGATCTTCAGAAGAGTCACGGCTGCCCACGCTACGCCGGGCGCGGGTTCGGCGTCTGGGAGGATTGGCCGCGTGCAACGACCAACGCCCGCCGACACACTGGCCGTCACGACCGCGCGCGCGGACTTCCGCGACCTTGCCGCAGGCCATCGTGTGGTGCCGGTGACCCGCAAGGTGCTCGCCGACAGCGAAACCCCGCTGTCGGCCTACCGGAAGCTGGCCGCCAACCGGCCGGGCACGTTCCTGCTCGAATCCGCGGAGAACGGGCGATCCTGGTCGCGCTGGTCGTTCATCGGAGCCGGCGCACCGTCGGCGCTGACGGTGCGCGACGGCGAGGCCGTCTGGCTGGGCACCACCCCGCAGGGGGCGCCCTCGGGCGGTGACCCGCTCGCGGCGCTGCGGACGACCCTGGATCTGCTCGCCACGGCGGCGCTGCCCGGTTTGCCGCCGCTGTCCTCCGGCCTGGTCGGGTTCTTCGCCTATGACCTGGTGCGGCGGTTGGAGCGGTTACCCGAGCTGGCCACCGACGACCTCGGCTTGCCGGACATGCTGCTGCTGCTGGCCACCGATATCGCCGCCGTCGACCACCACGAGGGCACCATCACCCTGATCGCCAACGCGGTGAACTGGAACGGCACCGACGAACGCGTCGACGAGGCCTATGACGATGCGGTGCGGCGCCTCGATGTGATGACCGCCGCGCTGGCCGAGCCGCTGGGTTCCAGCGTCGCCACCTTCAGCAGGCCGGTCCCGCAGTACCGGGCGCAACGCAGCGTCGAGGAGTACACGGCCATCGTCGAGAAGCTTGTCGGCGATATCGAGGCCGGCGAGGCATTCCAGGTGGTGCCCTCGCAGCGTTTCGAGATGACCACCACCGCAGATCCACTGGATGTCTACCGGATGCTGCGCGCCACCAACCCCAGCCCGTACATGTACCTGCTCAATGTGCCCGATGCCCAAGGCGGGCTTGACTTTTCGGTGGTCGGTTCCAGTCCGGAGGCGCTCGTCACCGTCACCGACGGGAAGGCGACCACCCATCCGATCGCCGGCACCCGGTGGCGCGGGGACACCGAGGAAGAGGACCTGCTGCTGGAAAAGGAGCTGCTCGCCGACGACAAGGAACGCGCCGAGCACCTCATGCTGGTGGACCTGGGCCGCAATGACCTCGGGCGGGTGTCGGAACCGGGCACCGTGCGCGTCGAGGATTACAGCCACATCGAGCGCTACAGCCACGTGATGCACCTGGTGTCGACGGTCACCGGGCAGCTCGCGGGGGGCCGCACCGCGCTCGACGCCGTCACCGCATGCTTCCCGGCGGGCACTCTCTCCGGTGCGCCCAAGGTGCGCGCCATGGAGCTCATCGAGGAGGTCGAGCTGACTCGGCGTGGCCTTTACGGCGGGGTGCTCGGGTATCTGGACTTCGCCGGCAACGCCGATTTCGCCATCGCCATCCGGACCGCGCTCATGCGCGACGGCACCGCCTACGTCCAGGCCGGCGGGGGAGTCGTCGCCGACTCCAACGGCCCCTATGAATACAACGAGGCCACCAACAAGGCCAAGGCGGTGCTGGCGGCGGTCGCCGCCGCCGAGACGCTGCGCGAGCCGCTACAGACCGGGACGTCATGATCAGGGCCGCGCAGGGGTTGCTGGTTCTGGGCGCTCTCGCACTCTGGGTGGCCTCCCGGTTGCCGTGGGTGCAGATCAGTTCCGCCGACGGGCTTGGCCAGCCGAAGACCACGACGCTCAACGGTGCCGCGTGGTCGACCGCGCTGGTGCCGCTGGCGCTGGTGCTGCTGGCCGCCGCCGTCGTCGCACTCGCGGTGCGGGGGCGGTTGCTGCGGGCGGTGGCCGTGCTGGTGGCCGCGTGCAGTGCCGGGATCGGCTATCTGGGCGTCAGCCAGTGGGTGGTCCACGACATCTCGGTGCGCGCCGCCGGGTTGGCCGGGGTGCAG contains these protein-coding regions:
- a CDS encoding TIGR02234 family membrane protein, producing the protein MIRAAQGLLVLGALALWVASRLPWVQISSADGLGQPKTTTLNGAAWSTALVPLALVLLAAAVVALAVRGRLLRAVAVLVAACSAGIGYLGVSQWVVHDISVRAAGLAGVQVADLVGSQRFHAGAGTALLAGVITLVAAVILMRSAGTGTSAGARYAAPAARREAVRGEAADGAAGMSERTMWDAIDEGADPTVEAAPARVDEHNEPGGEPDNKGR
- a CDS encoding anthranilate synthase component I; protein product: MQRPTPADTLAVTTARADFRDLAAGHRVVPVTRKVLADSETPLSAYRKLAANRPGTFLLESAENGRSWSRWSFIGAGAPSALTVRDGEAVWLGTTPQGAPSGGDPLAALRTTLDLLATAALPGLPPLSSGLVGFFAYDLVRRLERLPELATDDLGLPDMLLLLATDIAAVDHHEGTITLIANAVNWNGTDERVDEAYDDAVRRLDVMTAALAEPLGSSVATFSRPVPQYRAQRSVEEYTAIVEKLVGDIEAGEAFQVVPSQRFEMTTTADPLDVYRMLRATNPSPYMYLLNVPDAQGGLDFSVVGSSPEALVTVTDGKATTHPIAGTRWRGDTEEEDLLLEKELLADDKERAEHLMLVDLGRNDLGRVSEPGTVRVEDYSHIERYSHVMHLVSTVTGQLAGGRTALDAVTACFPAGTLSGAPKVRAMELIEEVELTRRGLYGGVLGYLDFAGNADFAIAIRTALMRDGTAYVQAGGGVVADSNGPYEYNEATNKAKAVLAAVAAAETLREPLQTGTS
- a CDS encoding peroxiredoxin; the protein is MTLLKIGDQVAEFELPDQTGTPRSLTALLADGPIVLFFYPAAMTPGCTKEACHFRDLAGEFAAVGASRVGISTDPVDKQAKFAEQQRFDYPLLSDVDGTVATAFGVKRGLLGKFMPVKRTTFVIDTDRRILDVISSELSMDTHADKALEVLRSR